The genomic interval TGAAAACTATATAATAAACAGATATCAATACGAAAAAGGACCCGAACGGTGTCAGTGCCTAAGGGGCCTTTTTCTTTTTATTTATACTCAATTTTTGATTTAATATGCGTATTCTCTAAATAATCAAAGAATTCTGAACCTAAACTTTTATACAAAGAAGAAGCGAACTCTCTATTAGGAAAAAGTATCTTTTTAAATTTGTCTTTTTTCATTAAATAATCTATGAGTTTCTTGTAATCACCGTCACCTGAAACCAAAATAATTTTATTAAAATTTTTATTGTCAATTAAATTTTTCATTATCTCAAAAATAACATCAGAATCAACATTACCTTTCTTTTTTGAATGAAATGGGGTCAGCCACCATTCTTTGGTCTTCCAACACCTCTCAGTGTTTGACCAAGCTTAAACTTATCTACCATCTTCCCTATCCATATATTATCACC from Patescibacteria group bacterium carries:
- a CDS encoding NYN domain-containing protein, yielding MTPFHSKKKGNVDSDVIFEIMKNLIDNKNFNKIILVSGDGDYKKLIDYLMKKDKFKKILFPNREFASSLYKSLGSEFFDYLENTHIKSKIEYK